The following are from one region of the Neosynechococcus sphagnicola sy1 genome:
- a CDS encoding type IIL restriction-modification enzyme MmeI, producing the protein MNAVEIEEAVSRLAESPFDPKEFPFAFLEAFGNKATTIKRLKSNSSNQSDLPGGVLQRNNIHLKVCAEGEVGATLTALRDSPATARQKVKFILATDGTSFEAENLADAETIACAYPNFADHFGVFSGVSGHHDGQADSGKCL; encoded by the coding sequence ATGAATGCAGTCGAAATCGAAGAAGCCGTTTCCCGGTTAGCTGAATCCCCCTTTGACCCAAAGGAGTTTCCGTTCGCGTTTCTGGAGGCGTTTGGGAATAAGGCTACGACGATCAAGCGGCTAAAAAGCAATAGCTCGAATCAATCGGATCTACCCGGCGGTGTCCTCCAGCGCAACAATATTCATTTGAAGGTGTGTGCTGAGGGGGAGGTGGGCGCGACGCTGACGGCATTGCGGGATAGCCCAGCGACGGCGCGGCAGAAGGTGAAGTTTATCCTCGCGACCGACGGCACCAGTTTTGAGGCGGAAAACCTGGCGGATGCCGAAACCATCGCCTGTGCCTACCCCAACTTTGCCGACCACTTCGGGGTTTTTTCTGGCGTTAGCGGGCATCACGACGGTCAAGCAGATTCGGGAAAATGCCTTTGA